A section of the Cloacibacillus sp. An23 genome encodes:
- a CDS encoding homocysteine S-methyltransferase family protein has protein sequence MIPLDKIMLLDGAMGTMLQRRGLALGAVPEALNLTAPEEIKAIHREYLEAGAGAIFSNTFGANRFKAEKAGLPLADIVRAGVENARAAASEFENRYVALDIGPCGRVLKPAGDFDFEDAVEVFAEVVRAGESYADFIQLETFTDLYELKTAVIAAKENSKLPIIATMSFEENGSTFFGACVESAVATLEALGVAALGVNCSLGPKQLVPIVDRILACAHVPVSVKPNAGLPVIRGGETAYDVTPEEFAGYLRGFVEKGVSFVGGCCGTTPEYIRLTREAIAGLSPVRCDVPRRTVICSPSRVVCFDDGITVIGERLNPTGKKALQAALRSGDTDYLLREALRQQEQGAQALDLNTGLPDIDEAAALADAAQKIQAVTPLPLQLDSSSPEALERAARVYNGKPLLNSVNGKKESLEAVLPIAKKYGCAVLGLALDERGVPKNAQERLEIARRIVRAAEAAGIPREDVLIDCLVMTASAQQEQAAETLKALTLVKKELGVKTVLGVSNVSFGLPMRPVVNRTMLAMAFAAGLDAPIMNPGDAGMSETVAAARVLLGEDKEAAAYIARCAEAAPEAKVEKKEEKSADIRYAITHGLEDEAAKAAAALLSSGTPPMRVIEEKIIPALDEVGKDYETGAIFLPQLIKSAEAATSAFEVLRAELSKGGGAQKGAKVILATVYGDIHDIGKNIVRVILENYNFDVMDLGRDVPPARVAEAVKESGAKIVGLSALMTTTVASMKETVELLRRECPDVRIIAGGAVLSESLAQYAGADFYAKDAMETVRISEKLSAAN, from the coding sequence ATGATACCGCTCGACAAAATCATGCTTCTCGACGGCGCGATGGGGACTATGCTCCAGCGGCGCGGACTCGCACTCGGAGCCGTGCCGGAGGCGCTGAACTTGACAGCGCCCGAGGAGATAAAGGCGATACACAGGGAATACCTCGAGGCCGGGGCCGGAGCGATATTCTCAAACACATTCGGCGCGAACCGCTTCAAGGCCGAGAAGGCCGGGCTTCCGCTCGCGGATATAGTGCGCGCCGGCGTGGAAAACGCGCGCGCGGCCGCCTCGGAGTTCGAGAACAGATACGTGGCGCTCGACATAGGGCCCTGCGGGCGTGTGCTGAAGCCCGCCGGAGATTTCGACTTTGAAGACGCCGTCGAAGTCTTCGCCGAGGTCGTGCGCGCCGGAGAATCTTACGCGGATTTCATACAGCTTGAAACATTCACAGACCTTTACGAGCTGAAGACCGCCGTCATAGCGGCCAAGGAAAATTCAAAGCTCCCGATAATAGCGACGATGAGCTTCGAGGAGAACGGCTCGACCTTCTTCGGAGCCTGCGTCGAATCGGCGGTCGCCACGCTCGAGGCTCTCGGCGTCGCGGCGCTCGGAGTCAACTGCTCGCTCGGGCCGAAGCAGCTCGTCCCGATAGTGGACAGGATACTCGCCTGCGCGCACGTTCCCGTCTCCGTCAAGCCGAACGCCGGCCTCCCCGTCATACGCGGCGGCGAAACGGCCTATGACGTTACGCCCGAGGAGTTCGCTGGCTATCTGCGCGGATTCGTCGAAAAGGGCGTGAGCTTCGTCGGCGGCTGCTGCGGCACCACGCCCGAGTACATCCGCCTCACTCGCGAAGCTATAGCGGGCCTTTCGCCCGTCCGCTGCGACGTGCCGCGCCGCACCGTGATATGCTCGCCGTCGCGCGTCGTCTGCTTCGACGACGGCATCACCGTCATAGGCGAACGGCTCAACCCGACAGGCAAAAAAGCGCTCCAGGCCGCGCTGCGTTCCGGAGACACAGACTACCTGCTGCGCGAGGCGCTGCGCCAGCAGGAGCAGGGCGCTCAGGCGCTCGACTTGAACACCGGCCTGCCTGACATTGACGAAGCCGCCGCGCTCGCGGACGCCGCGCAGAAAATACAGGCCGTCACGCCGCTGCCGCTGCAGCTCGACTCGTCGTCGCCCGAGGCGCTCGAACGCGCCGCGCGCGTCTACAACGGCAAGCCGCTGCTCAACTCCGTCAACGGGAAAAAAGAATCGCTCGAGGCCGTCCTGCCCATAGCTAAAAAATACGGCTGCGCCGTCCTCGGCCTCGCGCTCGACGAACGCGGCGTGCCGAAGAACGCGCAGGAACGGCTCGAAATAGCGCGCCGCATCGTACGCGCCGCCGAAGCCGCGGGAATCCCGCGCGAAGACGTGCTGATAGACTGCCTCGTCATGACCGCGAGCGCGCAGCAGGAACAGGCCGCCGAGACGCTGAAGGCGCTCACGCTCGTCAAAAAAGAGCTCGGCGTGAAAACCGTCCTTGGCGTCAGCAACGTATCCTTCGGCCTGCCGATGCGCCCCGTCGTCAACCGCACGATGCTTGCGATGGCCTTCGCCGCGGGCCTTGACGCGCCGATAATGAACCCCGGCGACGCGGGAATGTCCGAGACCGTAGCCGCCGCGCGCGTGCTGCTGGGCGAGGACAAAGAGGCCGCCGCCTACATAGCGCGCTGCGCAGAGGCCGCGCCCGAGGCGAAGGTCGAGAAAAAAGAGGAAAAGAGCGCGGACATACGCTACGCGATAACGCACGGCCTCGAGGACGAAGCCGCGAAAGCCGCCGCCGCGCTGCTCTCATCCGGCACGCCTCCGATGCGCGTCATAGAAGAGAAGATAATCCCGGCGCTAGACGAAGTCGGCAAAGACTACGAAACCGGCGCGATATTCCTGCCGCAGCTCATAAAATCCGCCGAAGCCGCGACGTCGGCCTTCGAGGTGCTGCGCGCCGAGCTGTCAAAAGGCGGCGGCGCGCAGAAGGGCGCGAAGGTCATCCTCGCCACAGTCTACGGCGACATACACGACATCGGCAAGAACATCGTCCGCGTCATCCTCGAAAACTACAACTTCGACGTCATGGACCTCGGCCGCGACGTGCCGCCCGCGCGCGTGGCCGAAGCCGTCAAAGAAAGCGGCGCGAAAATAGTCGGCCTCTCCGCGCTGATGACCACCACAGTCGCGAGCATGAAAGAGACCGTAGAGCTGCTCCGCCGCGAATGCCCGGACGTCCGCATAATCGCGGGCGGCGCGGTGCTCTCCGAGAGCCTCGCGCAGTACGCGGGCGCGGACTTCTACGCGAAAGACGCGATGGAAACAGTGCGCATCTCCGAAAAGCTCAGCGCCGCGAACTGA
- a CDS encoding site-specific integrase, giving the protein MELVEPIRDIRKIEKMKKYLKGKSLRDYCLFVLGINSGLRVSDLLNLKVGDVEDESGKLKDRIRLTEQKTGKHKDFPISDTAAKALREYLDGVNDRTTADFLFPSRRKTGAISRIQAWRILNDAAEHSGLAKDAIGTHTMRKTFGYHAYKKGMDITIIQKLLNHSSPSVTLSYIGITKDDLDNVYLNLNL; this is encoded by the coding sequence ATGGAACTTGTCGAGCCGATACGCGACATACGGAAGATTGAGAAGATGAAAAAGTATCTCAAGGGAAAAAGCCTTCGGGATTACTGTCTGTTCGTTCTCGGTATCAATTCGGGGCTGCGCGTTTCCGACTTGCTGAATTTGAAGGTCGGAGATGTGGAAGATGAAAGCGGTAAGCTGAAAGACAGAATTAGGTTGACGGAACAGAAGACAGGGAAGCACAAAGATTTCCCGATAAGCGACACGGCGGCGAAAGCTCTGCGGGAATATCTGGACGGAGTAAATGACAGGACGACCGCGGATTTCCTTTTCCCTTCGCGTAGGAAGACGGGAGCAATCAGCCGTATTCAAGCGTGGCGTATTCTAAACGACGCAGCAGAGCATTCGGGGCTTGCTAAGGACGCTATAGGAACTCACACAATGCGGAAGACTTTCGGCTACCACGCTTATAAAAAGGGAATGGACATCACGATTATTCAAAAGCTGCTGAATCATTCCAGCCCTTCGGTTACTCTGTCGTATATAGGGATTACAAAGGACGACTTAGACAATGTTTATTTGAATCTGAATCTGTAA
- a CDS encoding Rha family transcriptional regulator, producing MTNDLGIFISNDRPVVSSRDIARVFEKEHKLVMRAIRDLDCSPEFNRCNFVPVEYRDAKGEMHPEYLITRDGFTFTVTAAAQNVDISPFVQLRAF from the coding sequence ATGACTAACGACTTAGGAATCTTCATCAGCAACGACCGCCCCGTAGTAAGCAGCAGGGACATAGCGCGAGTGTTTGAGAAAGAACACAAATTAGTAATGCGCGCAATAAGGGATTTAGATTGCAGCCCGGAATTTAACCGGTGCAATTTTGTACCCGTTGAATACCGCGACGCCAAAGGCGAAATGCACCCCGAATACCTCATCACCCGCGACGGCTTCACCTTCACAGTTACGGCAGCCGCACAGAACGTAGATATATCGCCCTTCGTACAGCTTAGGGCGTTTTGA
- a CDS encoding TRAP transporter large permease subunit: protein MDLLGIGIYSLIIYIAAVLIISVVLKRRMAEAMLWTFLLIVVIGGTFGDKGIWTLAKDGLLDAAKQEVVYASMAFVFMAYMMERTGVINRLIQILNSILGRFAGGSGYVSTIASALFGMVSGSGSGNASAVGSITIPWMKGSGWTTERATTIVAGNAGLGIVFPPSSSMLLLLGMETIAVELTSNELYVGLMGAGMIVLAYRLVVVYLYAKHDGLKPIPKDQLRPLGEELRKYSSSFVIFLGIFIPLVFTMGPVGQMIKTTLNADLSGSFKAISLVMWIPILMTTFTIIEGWKYLPHSIGGWNDMIKKSAPKFSEVGCQLFFSFAAASVLADLGLQEEFSGIFAVLGNYSPYLVMVVVALIVTLMVGPFSGTATTTAIGALSYAALRSIGLPPVTCCVAFLFLTSNEGCTPPQAAPIYIASGIAGLDDPAVIFKNLLFHYALPVIVIALLIMLGIIPIIGA from the coding sequence ATGGATCTGCTGGGTATCGGCATATATTCTTTGATAATTTACATTGCAGCCGTCCTAATCATCAGCGTCGTTCTGAAGCGGCGCATGGCGGAGGCCATGCTGTGGACGTTCCTGCTTATCGTCGTTATCGGAGGGACGTTCGGCGATAAGGGGATTTGGACTCTCGCGAAGGACGGACTGCTCGACGCGGCAAAGCAGGAGGTCGTCTACGCTTCGATGGCCTTCGTCTTCATGGCTTATATGATGGAGCGCACGGGGGTAATCAACCGCCTTATACAGATATTGAACAGCATCCTCGGACGCTTCGCGGGCGGCTCGGGCTACGTCTCGACGATAGCGAGCGCCCTCTTCGGCATGGTTTCGGGCTCCGGCTCGGGCAACGCCTCGGCTGTCGGCTCGATCACTATTCCGTGGATGAAGGGCAGCGGCTGGACGACCGAGCGCGCCACGACCATCGTCGCCGGCAACGCGGGGCTCGGCATAGTCTTCCCGCCGTCGTCGTCGATGCTGCTTCTGCTCGGTATGGAGACGATAGCGGTCGAGCTTACGAGCAACGAGCTCTACGTCGGGCTGATGGGCGCGGGCATGATAGTCCTGGCCTACCGCCTCGTCGTCGTGTATCTCTACGCGAAGCACGACGGGCTGAAGCCGATCCCGAAGGATCAGCTCAGACCGCTCGGCGAGGAGCTGCGCAAATATTCAAGCTCCTTCGTCATCTTCCTCGGGATTTTCATTCCGCTCGTCTTCACTATGGGCCCCGTCGGCCAAATGATAAAGACGACTCTCAACGCCGACCTCTCCGGCTCGTTCAAGGCAATATCGCTCGTCATGTGGATACCGATACTAATGACGACCTTCACGATTATAGAAGGCTGGAAATATCTCCCGCACAGCATCGGCGGCTGGAACGACATGATAAAGAAGTCCGCGCCGAAGTTCAGCGAAGTCGGATGCCAGCTTTTCTTCTCCTTCGCGGCGGCCAGCGTCCTGGCCGACCTCGGGCTTCAGGAGGAATTCTCTGGAATCTTCGCGGTGCTTGGAAACTACTCGCCGTACCTCGTCATGGTGGTCGTGGCTCTGATAGTCACGCTCATGGTCGGCCCCTTCAGCGGAACGGCGACGACGACGGCGATCGGAGCCCTTTCCTACGCAGCGCTGCGTTCTATCGGCCTGCCGCCGGTAACATGCTGCGTGGCCTTCCTCTTCCTCACTTCCAACGAAGGCTGCACGCCGCCGCAGGCCGCGCCGATATACATCGCCAGCGGCATCGCGGGGCTGGACGACCCCGCGGTCATATTCAAGAACCTGCTGTTCCATTACGCGCTGCCGGTAATCGTCATAGCCCTGCTGATAATGCTCGGCATAATCCCGATAATCGGCGCGTAA
- a CDS encoding SDR family NAD(P)-dependent oxidoreductase has protein sequence MNVKELFDIEGKKAIVTGGGRGLCRAMAEALHEAGAEVLIIGRNESVLAEAAREMGAEGAPVLYEPGDLGELDKIKQLYERALAKLGGRLDILVNGAGVQYRAFAEEFPFDEWQRVIAVNLSAVFRLSQLAGRTMLAQGRGKIINVASMTSFFGSERIPAYAASKGGVAQLTKALANEWTSRGVCVNAVAPGYMETALTKDIKTTNPRYYEEITGRIPAHRWGRAEDLKGVTVFLSSAASDYISGAVIPVDGGYLGK, from the coding sequence ATGAACGTAAAAGAACTTTTCGACATAGAAGGCAAAAAGGCGATAGTCACGGGCGGCGGACGCGGCCTCTGCCGCGCGATGGCAGAGGCGCTGCACGAAGCCGGAGCGGAAGTGCTGATAATAGGCAGGAACGAAAGCGTCCTCGCGGAAGCCGCGCGCGAAATGGGCGCGGAGGGCGCGCCCGTGCTTTACGAACCCGGCGACCTCGGCGAGCTCGACAAAATAAAGCAGCTCTACGAACGCGCGCTCGCGAAGCTCGGCGGACGGCTAGATATACTCGTCAACGGAGCGGGCGTGCAGTACCGCGCCTTCGCCGAGGAATTCCCCTTCGACGAATGGCAGCGCGTGATAGCCGTCAACCTCAGCGCCGTATTCCGTCTCTCGCAGCTCGCGGGCCGCACGATGCTCGCGCAGGGCCGCGGAAAAATAATCAACGTCGCCTCGATGACGTCGTTCTTCGGCAGCGAGCGCATCCCGGCCTACGCCGCGAGCAAGGGCGGCGTAGCGCAGCTCACGAAGGCCCTCGCGAACGAATGGACCTCGCGCGGCGTCTGCGTCAACGCCGTCGCCCCCGGCTACATGGAGACCGCCCTCACCAAAGACATAAAAACGACCAACCCGCGCTACTACGAAGAAATAACGGGCCGCATCCCAGCCCACCGCTGGGGCCGGGCCGAAGACCTCAAAGGCGTCACGGTCTTCCTATCCAGTGCCGCCAGCGACTACATATCCGGCGCGGTGATCCCCGTGGACGGCGGGTATCTGGGGAAGTAA